From the Trifolium pratense cultivar HEN17-A07 linkage group LG4, ARS_RC_1.1, whole genome shotgun sequence genome, the window aATTGAAGCTCATACATGAACAGAAAACTCGATGAATAGGGAATGCCTTCTCAACAACAAAAGATCTGTCTAGCACCTTTTTTCATCGAATTACaaattcaagaaagaaaaaaaaacataagcatCACATACCCAATAATCCAGGCTCCGCCAGTAATGAAAGCAACAACTGGTTTTGGGCCGTCGCTATTTCTAGGCAAAAACAAGTCAAGCCTGCAAAAGAAAATAAGCTATTAATCAAAATTACATCAGTTAAGAATTTATAAATGCagagagaaaatatttttttaaaaaaaattacctatTTCGTGGTTTATCTCCATAAACTACACTTCTGCGTATCTGActagagaaaaaataatgatatcCAACTGTGAAACAGAAGGAAAATACTTATTCTCCAACATAATATTGATGCTTGATATAAatgttttcaaataatttatatatatatatatatatatatatatatatatatatatatatatatatatatatatatatatatatatatatatatatatatatatatatatatatataattataagcaTGTAATTATGCCATAGATCACTGAAATCGAACCTTGAATAAAGCCTGGTAAAAGCAATAAAGCATAACAACCAAGAGCAAGAAATTGTGTGATCCATTTATAGCCTACCCTGAATAGAAATAAGTGATTAGAAAGCATCCATAAAGTAGGTAATTATGTCCAGATTTTTAACATAAGAACATAATGCAAGAATCCACAACCAATATGAGTCTTAAAAGGTGCTCCTATATTGATTAAGAGCAATTGGAAGAGCTTATTTGGGCTTAGCTTACAAAATTATCTTTATGATATGTCCAAAAACTGTTTTCAGTTTATTTTCACAAGTTCTCCATGATAACTTGTAAAATCAACTTATGTAGAATTTCCCCCATCTTCTCTTCATTTGTAGAAATAGCTTATTTGAACCCTCATGTGATAATGTTAATTGAAGAAGCACTTAATTAAGATGTTCACCGAAACACCCCTTAAACACAAGGCTTTTTAAGAATCATCGCGACAGTGTAATCATTAGTTTTAAGGTGTCCAACTTATCTTCTAACAGTGCACATATTATATTTCCTATGAAGGGAATGAATACTCTAGATCTTCTTTTCTACTACATAAAGATAGATGTGTCTCAAATATTTATTACTCCGTCGTAATCTTACTAGTACAAACCAAAACCCCGTGACACTTGAGTATAGAAAATTAGAAATCAAAGACACAAAAAAATCTTCCAAACACACCACCAGTCAACATTGAAGATCACATAATCACTTACTAGTATACAATTAAGTGCTTAATTAAATGGTTTATCcaaataagtgcttatttaaatGGTCTATCGAAACAAGGCAAATTACATAAACAATAAGCATTACAAATTCAGATCACATAGTAATATTGTGTCTCCTAGATATTAACATTAATTCGTGTGTAAttattatcttatatatatataatttatttattgtataaAAGATGAAATGAATGAAGAATAGATATTCCATACCCAAGATAAGACAACAACTTCAATCCAAGACGAGTCAAAAGAAAAGTTTCAGAAGCAACATGTCTAACATCACGAccaaaggaagaagaagaagatctATTAGAATTAGAAGTTCCATTAGAAACAAAAGACAATGATTCATCACTGGCAACACGTCTACGTCTTTTCTGATAAAAAGATttaacaccaccaccaccaccaccaattGAGTTGAAGCTTGAAGATCTTGATAGAAGAGGCTTAATAGACATGAtcttgttgtttttgttgttgtctttGAATGAAGAAGAGATTAAGAGACTCTTCGAtggatcatcatcatcatcatcgttgtTGTTGTTATCTTTAAGTAACATTGTAGttgtagaagaagaagaagaatgaagatTTGGTAATTGAAGATTGGTTATGGGAAGAGTCTGAGATGGCATTTTTGTGACAATTGGCAGTTTGACAGTGAATCTTGAGAGAGGATGTCGGATTTGGGAGAGAAAGTGATGAAGAATTGcagaggagagagagagagagagagagagagagagagagagagagagagagagagagagagagaaagagagagaaaagggGAAAAGAGGAAAGGTTTTTGATTGGTTGGAATGTGTAACAGATAAGTAACGATACAGTTGGTTTTTGTGGGATTGTATATAGATCGGATCCCCCAATGGAGAGGTTTTCTTACAACTTGGACTACtttttaaatgaatttaatttatatctaCCGTCAGTCTACAGTTATTTTgtacatgcgtccaataatatactgatatatcatgtatgataattaaaaacacgtgtcacattcattaaatgatttgACAACAcgtcattgaatgtatgtgtaaaaaatatttacactgacggtgcacaataattaaactctttttaaatagattaaaaaattcATCTCTCCGGAAATTCAActtcttcttatattaaagactagagggagtatgGAGTAATTTCGATGGGAAAAATCATAATTTCAtcactactccctccgtcccagaatataagcaaaaaaaaagttttcacacttattaagaaactctaaattttatcaaaacaaacaattgaGTTTCCCGTATTACCCTTGTTATAATTACTTCTTGTTAATGGaaaaaattagctttttaaatgATGAAAACTAAAAAGTCATATTGAAAGAAGCTAACTAGCCAAAAGTTTATTGGGAAACTAAACAATAGTGAATTCTGACTAAaggtaattttgtaactttaatattaaaaaaattgtttttttgcttatattttgggacatcaaaaagaggtttttttttacttatattacgggacggagggagtatttcattagttttttttttacgcatttTGATTAGTATTTTTTGGCTTTGTTTCATAAAAATGGTGATGGTTGATAAACTAGTTGAGTTGATGAcatatagtttatatatattttttttttacaaaacatgtaCGGAGTAGTTTATATCTTATGACTAATTATTGATGATATATAGTTGATAAGTTTATTaaaatgtttgataaaattagtggTTTAATTATCTAGTCTAGTCTAGAATATAAAAgggtatgtttttttttagcaaataaAAGGGTATTCttaattcatattcatattgaaattgatattaatttatttaagatACTTTAATTGATATTCATATTGAAAAGGGTATTCTTATATAAGAtactttaattatatataattaattatgtgttttaattatttatttataattaatttttaaacatttattagtcaaaaaaaattaaacatttatatagtatttttaattttaattttattctatttcAAGTCAAATCAATATttatcttcattatttttatgtaggatatttattttcattatacattatataaatagtttaattgttgtgcaccgtcagtgtaaagttattttacacatgcatccaataatgtgtTACACATCATTTATTGAATGTGACACGTCACGTGTTTTAATGAATATGACGATCATCATTTGTCTCCAAGAACTTAGAAGACATCTCAATATCTTTATGATCTTATCATGTATTTAGTAGGTTTTTCTAAGTGATCTCAAGTCTCAACCTATTTATGATGACAATGAATCTTAAGAATATTTCATAGGAGTATTTCATATTTCCTTACACCCGTGTCAATTATGATTTCAATGACATGACTTGTGCCTTCATGTGTTTgtaatgtactccctccgttcttaattataagcataagtcaatttttcagattcattcaATAACGTACGGATgaatttggtctataatatggGTCAAacacattaattattcaatgaatctaaaaagtaaatatttgctTATGATTAAGAATGGAGGGAGTATCACAAAGTTTACTGGCAGTAAGGCAAATTTCCACTTTTTCACTCTCTTGTTTACTCATACCAATTGATAGGAATAAATGAGCTTTtgagtacaaaaaaaatatttcttctcTAATGAAAAGTTGCATCTTTCCTTTCCATAAAGAGTAGTCTAAACCATAGTGGAATTGTGGCATAGTTGCTGATCCTCCTCTTGGGATGATCCCCAAGGTAGATCTATTGTTAGTCATTTTACTTCTTCTTGAATTTTTTCTCTAACACTTGCTAAGTGTTCAAACCCTTAGAGGCAGAGTTGTGATGTTAATTGAAGTAATGATATTAGTTTTAAGAAAGAGGGTTTGGATGAAGACATTTTAATtctaataaaaatcacaaaagtATCTAATATAATacttttttggaaaaaaaattaacgtgttctcttagggcacatgttagtgATTGAAAAAAGGAAATATTTATCATAATTCAAGCATCTAATTAAGAAattggagaaattggagataaCAACGACGataatttagaacttgacattctatcagatttattgattccaaattcaggtgatcctcttgcttctattgttgaaagcacctatccctaacttttacaaaacatgaacgatataacgtatttctaAAATAGAgttatactagctcctaaaaattcaatagtcgacacataTATAGAGTTAATTcttggtgaagaaaaaacatatttgagttatgatactccactcacacaaaatgtagacggtcaaataGTGGATGATggtcatactcccgaatttttgaacatgaTTTCTAcatcgggacttccaaatcacaagttgagacttaaagttggagttccagttatgctattaaggaatttgaatcaaaaattaggattatgcaatggaacaagacttattattacgagattgagaaaacatgctcttgaaggaaaaattatttcaggaagtaatattggtgatcaggttttcatacctagattttctctgacaccatctgacgtgagaattcattttaaatttcaacggagacaatttcctataatgatttcttttgcgatgactattaataagagtcagggacaatctttaaagcatgttgggatatatcttccgtcgccagtgttttcacatggtcagttgtatgttgcaatttcaaaagttacttctagaaaaggattaaaaatattgatcattgaTGACGACAGTGATGATACGACTAAAACtccgaatgtggtctataaggaagtcttccgtaatataacataattttctttgtatgaatatttttccaaaattattgttgaactatcgtttaatgttactcaacttttttcatataccttaattacattattggaattatcatatcttatttaatcattatatatcttacgaCTAATAAGACCCGTGCACCgtacgggtcgatgttctagttttaattttaatagaaatcacaaaagtAGCCAATATAATacttttttggaaaaaaaaactaaggtgttctcttagggcacatgttagtgattgaaaaaaggaaatattttatcataattcaAGCAtctaattaagaaaatatatctatctttgaattttttaaggGCACATATTAGCAATACCCTACTTTTTTTATCCAATCATTTGTGTTATATTCAAAGTACGAATGAGATATGCATTCCTATATTGGACTAGTCATTGAGTTGGGCA encodes:
- the LOC123922890 gene encoding ATP-dependent DNA helicase PIF1-like, whose protein sequence is MNLKSKYLLMIKNGGSITKFTGNGQIVDDGHTPEFLNMISTSGLPNHKLRLKVGVPVMLLRNLNQKLGLCNGTRLIITRLRKHALEGKIISGSNIGDQVFIPRFSLTPSDVRIHFKFQRRQFPIMISFAMTINKSQGQSLKHVGIYLPSPVFSHGQLYVAISKVTSRKGLKILIIDDDSDDTTKTPNVVYKEVFR